The following coding sequences lie in one Candidatus Kinetoplastibacterium sorsogonicusi genomic window:
- a CDS encoding mechanosensitive ion channel family protein yields MSKYYKYITQFNYIETILWLFILVITSLLTKMIINKFISWFSKNKIILINDNKYYNKYLVQHNIYKNILYAVPCFVIFMGIEFVPNIGIMSVIISRISHVFIWYYIFAAFLGILNVFQDLYDSSARAQTQSIKNYIQIAKLLLIIICTILSLSILMDKSPLWMISGLGAISAVLLLVFKDTLLSLVASTQLITNDMLRIGDWIEMPQSNADGFIKDIALHTVKVQNWDNTITNIPTYKLFSETYRNYRNMFESGGRRIKRHIKIDINSIKCLDENEINSINNENFDIFLKFNINNKIQFSSFTNIAIFRDYIIFYLKSHKELRQDLPIIVRTLEPLSDGIPFEIYCFTSLTAWVEYERIQCGILDHMITMLPVLSLRPYQSLSGYDLRNKII; encoded by the coding sequence ATGTCAAAATATTATAAATATATAACTCAATTTAATTATATTGAAACTATATTATGGTTATTTATATTAGTTATAACTTCTCTTTTAACGAAAATGATTATCAATAAGTTTATATCTTGGTTTTCAAAAAACAAAATAATATTAATTAATGATAATAAATATTATAATAAATATTTAGTTCAACATAATATTTATAAAAATATATTGTATGCAGTTCCATGTTTTGTAATTTTTATGGGAATAGAATTTGTACCAAATATAGGAATTATGTCGGTTATAATTTCTAGAATATCTCATGTTTTTATATGGTATTATATTTTTGCTGCTTTTTTAGGTATATTAAATGTATTTCAAGATTTATATGATTCTAGCGCTAGAGCTCAAACTCAATCTATAAAAAATTATATACAAATAGCTAAGTTATTATTAATAATAATTTGCACAATTTTATCTTTGTCAATATTAATGGATAAATCTCCACTTTGGATGATATCAGGATTAGGTGCTATATCAGCAGTTTTATTACTGGTTTTTAAGGATACTTTGTTATCACTAGTTGCTAGTACTCAATTAATTACTAATGATATGTTAAGAATAGGTGATTGGATTGAAATGCCTCAATCTAATGCAGATGGTTTTATAAAAGATATAGCACTACATACAGTTAAAGTACAAAATTGGGATAATACTATTACAAATATACCAACTTATAAATTATTTTCAGAAACATACCGTAATTATAGAAATATGTTCGAATCTGGTGGAAGAAGAATTAAAAGACATATAAAAATAGATATTAATAGTATTAAATGTTTAGATGAAAATGAAATAAATAGTATTAACAATGAAAATTTTGATATATTTTTAAAATTTAATATTAACAACAAAATACAATTTTCTAGTTTTACTAATATAGCTATATTTAGAGATTATATTATATTTTATTTAAAATCTCATAAAGAGCTTAGACAAGATTTACCTATTATAGTTAGAACATTAGAACCATTATCTGATGGAATTCCTTTTGAAATTTATTGTTTTACATCTTTAACAGCATGGGTAGAATATGAAAGGATTCAATGTGGAATTTTGGATCATATGATTACTATGCTCCCTGTTTTATCTTTGCGACCATATCAAAGTTTATCTGGATATGATTTACGTAATAAGATTATTTAA
- a CDS encoding NAD+ synthase produces MKNVKIAIFQMNACVGDIDSNINKILENAKIAKKNNVNIFVTPELSLIGYPPYDLLLRKEFIDYQNKKLFELINKLKILNDLYVLIGHVSVISGMLYNTISIIYNGKIITSFYKNNLPNYSIFNEKRYFTASYIKPLIFKVNEINFGVIICEDLWKGIEIPKIDNIGVQVLLVCNASPYHINKDQERFNIISKYIDIHKCSLIYTNLVGGQDDLIFDGSSLAIDNKKESIITLPRFIENLSFITIKLDHDNIKFFNDNKNCYKYLYDEDFLYKNIWDALVLSLRDFVHKNNINHVIIGLSGGIDSALVLAIAVDALGKDKITTVMLSYKYTSQMSINDAKKMTDIIGNKHIYIKIDSIVSSIKSTLFNIFDIHNSIENDKTEENIQARVRGNLLMSLSNKMNAIVLNTSNKSEIATGYCTLYGDMIGAFSVLKDVSKTMVFKLAKYRNTISIVIPENIINRKPSAELKVNQLDSDSLPPYDILDGILENFIENKKTYEEIISLNYSPQDVKHVLSLVKSSEFKRYQRILGPILTKQSFSSDWIFPITNKFNFFN; encoded by the coding sequence ATGAAAAATGTAAAAATTGCTATTTTTCAAATGAATGCATGTGTTGGTGATATAGATAGTAATATTAATAAAATTTTAGAAAATGCAAAAATAGCTAAAAAAAATAATGTAAATATATTTGTTACTCCAGAATTATCTTTAATAGGATATCCTCCTTATGATCTTTTATTGAGAAAAGAATTTATTGATTATCAAAATAAAAAACTATTTGAATTAATTAATAAGTTAAAAATACTAAATGATCTATATGTTTTAATAGGACATGTAAGCGTTATTTCTGGAATGTTATATAACACTATTTCTATAATATATAATGGAAAAATTATTACTTCATTTTATAAAAATAATTTACCAAATTATTCCATATTTAATGAAAAACGTTATTTTACTGCTAGTTATATAAAGCCTTTAATTTTTAAAGTAAATGAAATAAATTTTGGTGTAATAATATGTGAAGATCTTTGGAAAGGCATAGAAATACCTAAAATTGATAATATTGGAGTTCAAGTATTATTAGTATGTAATGCTTCTCCATATCATATTAATAAAGATCAAGAACGTTTTAATATCATTTCAAAATATATAGATATACATAAATGTTCGTTAATTTATACAAATTTAGTAGGTGGACAAGATGACCTTATTTTTGATGGATCTTCTTTAGCAATAGATAATAAAAAAGAAAGTATAATAACCTTACCTAGATTTATTGAAAATTTGTCATTTATCACAATAAAATTAGATCATGATAATATCAAATTCTTTAATGATAATAAAAATTGTTATAAATATTTATATGATGAAGATTTCTTATATAAAAATATTTGGGATGCTTTAGTATTAAGTTTACGTGACTTTGTTCATAAAAATAATATCAATCATGTTATTATAGGTTTATCAGGTGGAATAGATTCTGCATTAGTATTAGCAATAGCTGTAGATGCTCTTGGTAAAGATAAAATTACTACAGTAATGCTTTCATATAAATATACATCTCAAATGTCTATAAATGATGCTAAAAAAATGACAGATATAATTGGTAATAAACATATTTATATAAAAATAGATAGTATTGTTTCATCTATAAAAAGTACATTATTTAATATATTTGATATTCATAATAGTATAGAAAATGATAAAACTGAGGAAAATATACAAGCACGTGTTAGAGGAAATTTACTTATGTCTTTATCTAATAAAATGAATGCTATTGTATTAAATACAAGTAATAAATCAGAGATTGCTACTGGATATTGTACTTTATATGGAGATATGATAGGTGCATTTTCAGTTTTGAAAGATGTAAGCAAAACAATGGTATTTAAATTAGCTAAATATAGAAATACTATTTCTATAGTAATCCCTGAAAATATAATAAATCGTAAACCATCAGCTGAATTAAAAGTAAATCAGTTAGATAGTGATAGTTTACCTCCATATGATATATTAGATGGAATTTTAGAAAACTTTATAGAAAATAAAAAAACTTATGAGGAAATAATTAGTCTTAATTATTCACCTCAAGATGTAAAGCATGTGTTAAGTTTAGTAAAATCTAGTGAATTCAAAAGATATCAAAGAATTTTGGGTCCTATATTAACAAAACAATCTTTTTCTTCAGATTGGATATTTCCGATTACAAATAAATTCAATTTTTTTAATTGA
- the recJ gene encoding single-stranded-DNA-specific exonuclease RecJ, producing the protein MYNHLLKNGIHPILAKLWSSRGVTDIKQISKKWIDMISPFKMLNIIESANTLADSIINQKKILIIADYDCDGATACAVAIKSLKSMNANVDFLVPNRFETGYGLSNKIVDIAYNHKNGKPDIIITVDNGISSIDGVRSANEKNISVIITDHHLPGKILPDALHIINPNQAQCAFPSKNLAGVGVIFYLMIVLRYILRKRGIYSHKGGPQLEKLLDLVALGTIADVVKLDDNNRLLVSKGLQQIRRGNAQKGLNALIKLLGIDYKNINVDHLGFNIAPRINAAGRLDDISIGIECLITDDDDVANKNAILLDQINTKRRLIEKTMNQEAIEITKNYKNHKDKFSICIYKQEWHQGIIGLIASKLKEKFWKPVFVFAESSTLEIRGSGRSIPGINLRNILEQISLEYRILNSFGGHAMAAGVTLNKYNFKIFSEAFEKIINNIFDSDTFKHIIETDGALDIEYMNTFTSDLINQEVWGNGFPAPLFFDEFAVIKQEILNNSHLKMILKKNNQLLTAIFFGKCCKISNNIKAVYKLTTQTWKQKSYFQLIIIDIIN; encoded by the coding sequence ATGTATAATCATTTATTAAAAAATGGTATACATCCTATATTAGCCAAATTATGGTCTTCTAGAGGTGTAACAGATATTAAACAAATATCTAAAAAATGGATAGATATGATATCGCCATTTAAGATGTTAAATATTATAGAATCAGCTAATACATTAGCTGATTCTATAATAAATCAAAAAAAAATATTAATAATAGCTGATTATGATTGTGATGGCGCAACAGCTTGTGCTGTTGCTATAAAATCTTTAAAAAGTATGAATGCGAATGTTGATTTTTTAGTACCAAATAGATTTGAAACTGGCTATGGTTTATCTAATAAAATAGTTGATATAGCTTATAATCATAAAAATGGTAAACCAGATATAATAATAACAGTAGATAATGGTATATCTAGTATAGATGGAGTTAGATCAGCAAATGAAAAAAATATTTCTGTAATTATTACTGATCATCATTTACCTGGAAAAATATTACCAGATGCATTACATATAATAAATCCTAATCAAGCTCAATGTGCATTCCCATCTAAAAATCTTGCTGGTGTAGGTGTAATTTTTTATTTAATGATAGTATTACGTTATATTCTTAGAAAAAGAGGTATATATAGTCATAAAGGTGGACCTCAATTAGAAAAATTATTAGATTTAGTTGCTTTAGGTACAATAGCAGATGTAGTAAAATTAGATGATAATAATAGATTACTAGTATCTAAAGGATTACAACAAATAAGAAGGGGAAATGCTCAAAAAGGATTAAACGCATTAATCAAATTATTAGGCATAGATTACAAAAATATCAATGTAGATCATCTTGGATTTAATATAGCTCCAAGAATTAATGCTGCAGGTAGATTAGATGATATTAGTATAGGAATAGAATGTTTAATTACTGATGATGATGATGTAGCTAATAAAAATGCTATACTGTTAGATCAAATAAATACTAAACGCCGTTTGATAGAAAAAACTATGAATCAAGAGGCAATAGAAATTACTAAAAATTATAAAAATCATAAAGATAAATTTTCTATATGTATATATAAACAAGAATGGCATCAAGGTATAATAGGATTAATAGCATCTAAATTAAAAGAAAAATTTTGGAAACCTGTTTTTGTTTTTGCAGAATCTTCAACGTTAGAAATTCGTGGTTCTGGAAGATCTATACCAGGAATAAATTTAAGAAATATTTTGGAACAGATATCTCTAGAATATAGAATCTTGAATTCATTTGGTGGACATGCAATGGCTGCAGGAGTGACTTTAAATAAATATAATTTTAAAATTTTTAGTGAAGCTTTTGAAAAAATTATCAATAACATATTTGATTCTGATACTTTTAAGCATATTATAGAAACTGATGGCGCTTTAGATATTGAATATATGAATACTTTTACCAGTGATTTAATTAATCAAGAAGTTTGGGGTAATGGATTTCCAGCCCCTTTATTTTTTGACGAATTTGCAGTAATAAAACAAGAAATTTTGAATAACAGTCACTTAAAAATGATACTTAAAAAAAATAATCAATTATTAACAGCAATATTTTTTGGTAAATGTTGTAAAATTTCTAATAATATTAAAGCAGTTTATAAATTAACAACTCAAACTTGGAAACAAAAAAGTTACTTTCAATTAATAATAATTGATATTATCAATTAA
- a CDS encoding lipoprotein-releasing ABC transporter permease subunit, producing the protein MKVPYEFWLAFKFLKISIFNKNKNFISFISFISSLGIALGVASLIIVISIMNGFEKEVRNRMLSFLPHIEVYVKEVNAIDFINSWKGIFDKYIKDINNIKSGTPFVSSQAIIMKNKILNGVLINGIDIQDKNNISDITNYMIHGKIQDLIHGKYNIVIGKNLANAIDANIGDSIYLISSNSFSHIIGFTPNIKKFNITGIFDSGYYEYDMNMVIINILDAINIAGESSLYGIKLKTDNMYIAPLISKKINSILPNFMLAIDWSQTNKNWFSAIQTEKKIMFIILMIIVLIAVFNLLSSLVMTVNDKEKDIAILRTFGAQAINISYIFVIQGLIISIIGITLGSILGILITTNLDIIFIFLENIIGFNPMPKEIYLLDKIPYDIRIIDIFKIICLTLVMSFLATIYPSMQASKTQPAHILRNN; encoded by the coding sequence ATGAAAGTACCATATGAATTTTGGTTAGCATTTAAATTTTTAAAAATTTCTATTTTTAATAAAAACAAAAATTTTATTTCTTTTATATCATTTATATCATCATTAGGTATAGCTTTAGGAGTGGCTTCATTAATTATTGTAATATCAATTATGAATGGTTTCGAAAAAGAAGTTCGTAATCGCATGTTATCATTTTTACCACATATAGAAGTATATGTGAAAGAAGTTAATGCAATAGATTTTATTAATTCATGGAAAGGTATTTTTGATAAATACATTAAAGATATTAATAACATAAAATCAGGAACGCCATTTGTATCTTCTCAAGCTATCATTATGAAAAACAAAATATTAAATGGAGTTCTAATAAATGGTATAGATATTCAAGATAAAAATAATATATCTGATATTACAAATTATATGATACATGGAAAAATACAAGACCTTATACATGGAAAGTATAATATTGTTATAGGAAAAAATTTAGCTAATGCAATTGATGCAAATATTGGAGACTCTATATATTTAATTTCTTCAAATAGTTTTTCTCATATTATTGGATTTACTCCAAATATTAAAAAATTTAATATTACTGGAATATTCGATTCAGGATATTATGAATATGATATGAATATGGTCATTATTAACATATTAGATGCTATTAATATAGCAGGCGAATCATCGTTATATGGTATTAAATTAAAAACTGATAATATGTATATTGCACCTTTAATATCTAAAAAAATTAATAGTATATTACCCAATTTTATGTTAGCTATAGATTGGTCTCAAACTAATAAAAATTGGTTTTCTGCTATACAAACAGAAAAAAAAATTATGTTTATAATATTAATGATAATAGTATTAATTGCAGTATTTAATCTATTATCCTCTTTAGTAATGACAGTAAATGACAAAGAAAAAGATATAGCTATTTTAAGAACATTTGGTGCACAAGCTATAAATATATCATATATATTTGTTATACAAGGTTTAATAATTAGTATCATTGGCATAACATTAGGATCTATTTTAGGGATATTAATAACTACAAATTTAGATATAATTTTTATATTTCTTGAAAATATTATAGGTTTTAATCCTATGCCTAAAGAGATATATCTTTTAGATAAGATACCTTATGATATAAGAATTATAGATATATTTAAAATTATTTGCCTTACTTTAGTTATGTCTTTTTTGGCAACTATTTATCCAAGTATGCAGGCTTCTAAAACACAACCTGCTCATATATTACGTAATAATTAA
- a CDS encoding ABC transporter ATP-binding protein — MKIKQNYLIEANNLVKFYKDGETLIRILDNINICISYGEIISIVGISGSGKSTLLQIIGLIDKPNSGSLKICNHDINYQDNSNINYLKKFKISFIYQTHHLISELNILDNVAMPLLLHRKNFLEARKAAYFELEKVGLLKKGHLYPYQLSVGEKQRVSFARALITQPICILADEPTGSLDYENSQHIIELFKYINNTKHTSIIIVTHDNKLSKIADNKFSINNGKLTKL; from the coding sequence ATGAAAATTAAACAAAACTATCTAATAGAAGCTAACAATTTAGTTAAATTTTATAAAGATGGAGAAACTTTGATAAGAATTTTAGACAATATAAATATATGTATTTCTTATGGAGAAATAATTAGTATTGTTGGGATTTCTGGGTCTGGTAAAAGTACATTATTACAAATAATAGGATTGATTGATAAGCCAAATTCTGGTTCATTAAAAATTTGCAATCATGATATTAATTATCAAGATAATTCAAATATAAATTATTTAAAAAAGTTTAAAATAAGCTTTATTTATCAAACACATCATTTAATATCAGAACTAAATATCTTGGATAATGTAGCTATGCCATTGTTGTTACATAGAAAAAATTTTTTAGAAGCTCGTAAAGCAGCTTATTTTGAATTAGAAAAAGTAGGATTATTAAAAAAAGGACATTTATATCCATATCAACTATCTGTAGGTGAAAAACAAAGAGTATCATTTGCCAGAGCTTTAATTACACAACCAATTTGTATATTAGCTGATGAACCAACAGGTAGTTTAGATTATGAAAATTCACAACATATAATTGAATTATTTAAATATATCAATAATACTAAACACACTTCTATTATTATAGTGACACATGATAATAAACTATCTAAAATTGCAGATAATAAATTTTCTATTAATAATGGAAAGCTAACAAAATTATAA
- a CDS encoding TatD family hydrolase, with product MFIDSHCHLDFFKKQELSKIISDNILHNVGHIVIPTINFTNFNKVINIAKYYNYSYTIGIHPLFINQYKTFNFLKFKNFLVNHKDDNHFVGIGEIGLDFSKKNNVDINLQEYIFLEQIKVAKNLNFPLIIHAVKSYDRVLKYLRKINFSHGGIIHSFHGSYQQAMNFIQLGFFLGVSGTITYKNANKIKTNISLIDNKYLVLETDSPFIPPSWLFNQKNEPKEIVNIAKALSNIKNITLCEIEKTTTFNILKALPRLSKLI from the coding sequence ATGTTTATTGATTCTCATTGTCATTTAGATTTTTTTAAAAAACAAGAATTATCTAAAATAATATCAGATAATATCTTACACAATGTAGGGCATATTGTAATACCTACTATTAATTTTACTAATTTTAATAAAGTTATAAATATTGCTAAATATTACAATTATTCATATACAATTGGCATACATCCTTTGTTTATCAATCAATACAAGACATTTAATTTTTTGAAATTTAAAAATTTTTTAGTTAATCATAAAGATGATAATCATTTTGTTGGTATTGGTGAAATAGGTTTAGATTTTTCTAAAAAAAATAATGTAGACATTAATTTACAGGAATACATTTTTTTAGAACAAATAAAAGTCGCAAAAAATTTAAATTTTCCATTAATCATACATGCTGTTAAATCTTATGACAGAGTCCTAAAATATTTAAGAAAAATTAATTTTTCTCATGGTGGAATTATTCATTCTTTTCATGGAAGCTATCAACAAGCTATGAACTTCATTCAATTAGGATTTTTTTTAGGTGTTAGTGGAACTATAACTTATAAAAATGCTAATAAAATTAAAACAAATATATCTTTAATTGATAATAAATATTTAGTATTAGAAACAGATTCACCTTTTATACCACCATCATGGTTATTTAACCAAAAAAATGAACCTAAAGAAATTGTTAATATTGCAAAAGCATTATCTAATATTAAAAATATTACATTATGTGAAATAGAAAAAACAACAACATTTAATATTCTTAAAGCATTACCAAGATTATCAAAATTAATATGA